A single window of Ornithorhynchus anatinus isolate Pmale09 chromosome 3, mOrnAna1.pri.v4, whole genome shotgun sequence DNA harbors:
- the MBL2 gene encoding mannose-binding protein C, whose protein sequence is MSPLESLSLLVLGLSLGMAQSLVSMKCEEISKICNGNLCCIPGQNGLPGQNGRDGLPGLPGLKGEKGESLRGIQGPPGKAGPQGPAGPEGPKGLKGDVGECPVNQDLLTNLQGEIQALQSELNRIKKFLIFIKGKRVGTKQYVSRDEETTFANVKVLCEEINAAVALPKNAEENRAIQALAMKKKAFLGMTDEKTEGKYLSMTGEKVTYTNWKSGEPNNLGGKENCVIILEDGEWNDVPCSYSHGITVCEFPA, encoded by the exons ATGTCTCCACTTGAATCGCTCAGTCTCCTCGTCCTGGGACTTAGCCTGGGAATGGCACAAAGCTTAGTATCAATGAAATGTGAAGAGATATCGAAGATTTGCAATGGCAATCTTTGTTGCATCCCGGGACAAAATGGGCTTCCAGGCCAAAATGGGAGAGATGGGCTGCCAGGACTGCCAGGACTGAAAGGAGAGAAAG GAGAGAGTCTGAGGGGAATTCAAGGTCCCCCAGGAAAAGCAGGGCCTCAGGGGCCAGCCGGTCCAGAGGGGCCAAAAGGTTTAAAAGGAGACGTGGGAGAATGTCCAG TCAACCAGGATCTGCTGACAAATCTACAGGGAGAAATCCAGGCTCTTCAGTCCGAATTGAACAGAATAAAAAAAT TTTTGATCTTCATCAAGGGCAAAAGAGTCGGAACCAAGCAATATGTGTCTAGGGACGAAGAGACTACTTTTGCCAATGTGAAAGTGCTGTGTGAGGAAATCAATGCCGCCGTTGCCTTGCCCAAAAATGCAGAGGAGAACCGGGCTATTCAAGCCTTAGCCATGAAGAAGAAAGCTTTCCTCGGCATGACTGACGAAAAGACTGAAGGGAAGTATCTCTCTATGACAGGGGAGAAGGTGACATACACAAATTGGAAATCTGGAGAACCCAATAATTTAGGGGGCAAGGAAAACTGTGTGATAATTCTGGAAGATGGTGAATGGAATGATGTACCCTGCTCGTACTCCCATGGCATAACAGTCTGTGAATTTCCAGCCTAA